The proteins below are encoded in one region of Sulfolobus islandicus Y.N.15.51:
- a CDS encoding translation initiation factor IF-6 produces MNLQRLSIFGTDNIGVYIYTNNKYTVVPRGLDSETKENIVQILGTELIEAEISRSFLLGIFISGNDNGILLPKSTIDDEFRFLKENLRDCRVEVLNSKVTALGNTILTNNKAALIYPEFNDIEEKIIKETLGVEEIRRGKIAQMITVGSVGVVTNKGGLVHVDTSEKELKELEKLFSVKIDIGTVNFGSVFIRSGLVANDKGTLVGASTTGPEILRIQKALGE; encoded by the coding sequence ATGAATCTGCAAAGGTTATCAATTTTTGGAACAGATAATATAGGGGTCTATATTTATACTAATAATAAATATACAGTAGTACCTAGAGGATTAGATAGTGAAACAAAAGAAAATATTGTTCAAATATTAGGAACTGAGTTAATAGAAGCGGAGATATCCAGAAGTTTTCTTTTAGGTATTTTTATAAGTGGTAATGATAACGGCATTCTTTTACCTAAATCCACAATTGATGATGAGTTCAGATTTCTGAAGGAGAATCTTAGGGACTGCAGAGTTGAGGTTCTTAATTCAAAAGTAACCGCGTTGGGAAACACAATACTCACAAATAATAAGGCAGCATTAATTTATCCTGAATTTAATGATATTGAAGAAAAGATAATAAAAGAGACCTTAGGCGTTGAAGAGATAAGAAGAGGAAAAATAGCCCAAATGATAACCGTAGGTTCTGTAGGAGTTGTAACAAATAAAGGCGGATTAGTACATGTAGATACAAGTGAGAAAGAACTAAAAGAACTGGAAAAATTATTCAGCGTAAAGATAGATATAGGCACGGTAAATTTTGGAAGCGTCTTCATTAGAAGTGGACTAGTCGCAAACGATAAAGGAACGTTAGTAGGTGCGTCAACTACGGGTCCAGAGATTTTAAGAATTCAAAAAGCATTAGGTGAATGA
- a CDS encoding 50S ribosomal protein L31e, with translation MKEKDNFEMVINLRKIKTGKRTGRSKRAVKFVRKIVARHFNADKVVIDPLLAKSISKNGNDKVVSKVRVVVSKVGEKIYLVRLAIKSR, from the coding sequence ATGAAAGAGAAGGATAATTTTGAAATGGTAATTAATCTGAGAAAAATAAAAACTGGAAAAAGGACTGGAAGAAGTAAGAGGGCAGTGAAATTCGTAAGAAAAATTGTGGCAAGGCACTTTAACGCGGATAAGGTAGTAATAGATCCACTGTTAGCTAAGTCAATATCTAAAAACGGAAATGATAAGGTAGTTAGTAAAGTTAGAGTAGTAGTTAGTAAGGTAGGAGAAAAAATATATCTTGTAAGACTTGCTATTAAAAGTAGATGA
- a CDS encoding 50S ribosomal protein L39e: protein MSRNKPVAKKFRLAKALKANSPIPIWIVLKTRGRVRYNPFRRNWRRNDLKV from the coding sequence ATGAGTAGAAATAAACCAGTAGCTAAGAAATTTAGATTAGCCAAAGCATTAAAAGCAAACTCTCCAATACCAATATGGATAGTGTTAAAGACCCGTGGAAGAGTTAGGTATAATCCCTTTAGAAGGAATTGGAGGAGAAATGATCTAAAGGTGTAA
- a CDS encoding DNA-binding protein: protein MSAPTSYNDEELEELLRRKAAQEQKRLEEERKRKAELESQKESILRVILTPEARQRLTNIKLVKPEFAESLENQLIALAQSGRIKVPITDEELKQILEQISEQNRRDFKIQIRERGWK from the coding sequence ATGTCAGCTCCAACCTCATATAATGACGAAGAATTAGAAGAATTATTAAGAAGAAAAGCAGCACAAGAGCAAAAAAGGCTAGAAGAAGAGAGAAAAAGAAAAGCGGAACTAGAATCCCAAAAAGAGTCAATATTAAGAGTCATATTAACACCTGAGGCACGACAGAGACTAACAAATATAAAATTAGTTAAGCCTGAATTTGCTGAATCATTAGAGAATCAGTTAATTGCGCTGGCACAATCTGGGAGAATAAAGGTACCAATAACAGATGAGGAATTAAAGCAAATACTAGAACAGATTTCAGAACAGAACAGACGCGATTTCAAAATACAAATAAGAGAGAGAGGATGGAAATGA
- a CDS encoding 30S ribosomal protein S19e has product MITAEMVPPELLIKRLAIYLKQNVKTVNPPDWALLAKTASFKERVPDNSEDWWYIRTASLLRKLYVNSIIGIEKTRTIYGGSKRRGTRPEKFVKAPGHVNRLIFQQLEKAGLVQKIKNKGRTLSPKGRSLLDKLALEIFKELAENNTSLKVYLE; this is encoded by the coding sequence ATGATAACAGCTGAAATGGTACCTCCGGAACTTTTGATAAAACGACTAGCGATATATCTTAAGCAGAATGTGAAGACTGTGAACCCACCAGATTGGGCATTATTAGCTAAAACAGCTAGCTTTAAGGAAAGAGTCCCAGATAACTCAGAGGATTGGTGGTATATAAGAACTGCATCGTTATTGAGAAAACTTTACGTGAACTCGATTATTGGAATAGAAAAAACAAGAACAATCTACGGTGGAAGCAAAAGAAGGGGGACTAGGCCAGAAAAATTCGTAAAAGCTCCTGGTCATGTAAATAGATTAATATTTCAACAATTAGAAAAAGCAGGACTAGTTCAAAAAATAAAGAATAAGGGGAGAACTTTAAGTCCTAAGGGAAGGTCATTATTAGATAAATTAGCATTAGAAATCTTTAAAGAGCTGGCCGAGAATAATACTTCTTTGAAAGTATACTTAGAATAA
- a CDS encoding nicotinate phosphoribosyltransferase yields MEFYIADFKQIKEGKVTDIYFERTLKTLEYLGIKDAKVRMEVHSYGLPKGYEWALFTGLEEVLHLLEGVPVNVYAMPEGTLFKEIEPVMIIEGNYLDFGIYETAFLGILRHYSSISTKAARLKYLAMDKTLFFFGLRSLHPALAPMADRAAYIGGMDGVSGAMSKEYLGVDPSGTMPHALMLVVGDNVKAWKAFDEAMAPEVPRITLVDTFEDDRTEALKAATLLGKKLYGVRLDTPSSRRGNFRKIIQEVRWTLKIHGYDHVKIFASGGIDEEDIINLRDIVDGFGVGTSIAFPPSVDFSADIVEKFVDGKWVPFTKRGKWPGAKQVYRCGKLNDIITLMDQNPPTSDCKPLLQKYIENGKIVKPLPSPKEIRDYVIKQLTELQSS; encoded by the coding sequence ATGGAATTTTATATAGCCGATTTTAAGCAGATTAAGGAGGGTAAAGTTACAGATATTTATTTTGAAAGAACCTTAAAGACACTAGAGTATCTCGGAATTAAAGACGCTAAAGTGAGGATGGAAGTGCATTCTTACGGTTTACCTAAAGGCTATGAATGGGCTCTTTTCACTGGTTTAGAGGAAGTCCTTCATTTATTGGAAGGTGTACCAGTTAACGTTTACGCGATGCCAGAAGGCACATTATTTAAAGAAATAGAGCCGGTTATGATAATAGAGGGCAATTATTTGGATTTCGGAATTTATGAGACTGCATTTCTAGGAATATTAAGGCATTATTCTAGTATATCTACTAAAGCTGCTAGGCTTAAATACCTCGCAATGGACAAAACGTTATTTTTCTTTGGTTTGAGATCTCTCCACCCTGCATTAGCTCCTATGGCAGATAGGGCAGCTTACATAGGTGGTATGGACGGGGTTTCCGGTGCCATGAGTAAGGAATATCTAGGAGTTGACCCTTCAGGTACTATGCCTCATGCGTTAATGCTTGTTGTAGGTGACAACGTGAAAGCCTGGAAGGCTTTTGATGAGGCTATGGCTCCTGAGGTTCCTAGAATAACCTTAGTTGATACATTCGAAGATGATAGAACTGAGGCTTTAAAGGCGGCAACTTTACTCGGTAAGAAATTGTATGGTGTAAGGTTGGATACACCATCAAGTAGAAGAGGTAATTTTAGAAAAATTATTCAAGAGGTTAGATGGACGTTAAAGATACACGGTTATGACCACGTTAAGATATTTGCGAGTGGAGGGATAGATGAGGAGGATATAATTAATCTTCGAGATATCGTTGATGGATTTGGAGTTGGAACGAGTATAGCGTTTCCTCCAAGCGTTGATTTCAGCGCTGATATAGTAGAAAAATTTGTCGATGGTAAATGGGTGCCTTTTACAAAGAGAGGCAAATGGCCTGGAGCTAAGCAAGTATATAGATGTGGGAAGTTAAATGATATTATTACCCTTATGGATCAGAATCCTCCTACTTCAGACTGTAAGCCCTTACTTCAAAAATATATTGAGAATGGGAAGATTGTAAAACCTTTACCTTCTCCAAAAGAAATAAGGGACTACGTGATTAAACAGCTGACCGAATTGCAAAGTAGCTAG
- a CDS encoding AbrB/MazE/SpoVT family DNA-binding domain-containing protein, translating to MEVRRVQKFGKSTLMVSLPAEWVKEVSLSPGESVYLEVDEDGSLKVYPPNLKAESKAKEMKISIQNDSVQGELVSRVIYSLYILGYDRIDIESKSGIFTEDILRKVKDTIRNLIGLEIVSQTTDTIQIQSFLDPTKYTMNNLINRLSNSIKQMLHYLDLGIKESSRTFLQEVIELEREVDRLYYLALRQLLLAQMNRSLAYMIGVKRIQIVGNRILIKAIEEAADEISEIALDLLSLHPSDLEEMKRLWNKINMYIEQTSSVIDHAVKVLAKEDTILINEVMEELRTLRRVLITEAIISEEMIKEIKSPSLIAVLRALNLRLYNAIRRMEPITEIAFNRSIENQKEILITG from the coding sequence ATGGAAGTTAGAAGAGTTCAAAAGTTCGGCAAATCTACACTTATGGTTTCTTTACCTGCAGAGTGGGTTAAGGAAGTATCTCTGAGTCCAGGCGAAAGTGTATATCTAGAAGTTGATGAGGATGGTAGTCTAAAAGTATATCCGCCTAATCTAAAGGCGGAAAGTAAGGCAAAAGAGATGAAAATAAGTATACAAAATGATAGTGTGCAAGGTGAATTAGTAAGCAGAGTAATATACTCATTGTACATTCTAGGCTATGATAGGATAGATATAGAAAGTAAAAGTGGGATATTTACTGAGGATATACTGAGGAAAGTTAAAGATACGATAAGGAACTTGATTGGATTAGAGATTGTATCGCAAACAACAGATACAATACAAATACAATCTTTTCTTGACCCTACAAAATATACCATGAACAATCTAATTAATAGATTATCAAATTCAATAAAACAAATGCTTCACTACCTAGATCTTGGAATTAAGGAATCAAGTAGAACTTTCTTACAAGAAGTAATAGAATTAGAAAGAGAAGTAGATAGATTATATTATCTAGCTTTAAGACAATTACTATTAGCTCAAATGAATAGAAGTTTAGCCTATATGATAGGAGTTAAAAGAATACAAATAGTAGGAAACAGAATTTTAATAAAGGCAATAGAGGAGGCTGCAGATGAGATAAGTGAGATAGCATTAGATCTATTGTCATTGCATCCATCAGATCTTGAGGAAATGAAAAGACTATGGAACAAGATAAATATGTATATAGAGCAAACTTCTTCTGTAATAGACCATGCAGTAAAAGTTCTGGCGAAAGAAGATACCATACTGATAAATGAAGTAATGGAAGAATTAAGAACACTAAGAAGAGTATTAATAACTGAAGCTATAATATCAGAGGAAATGATAAAAGAGATCAAATCTCCTAGCTTGATCGCGGTATTACGAGCACTTAACTTAAGGTTATATAATGCAATAAGAAGAATGGAGCCTATAACTGAAATAGCGTTTAACAGAAGCATAGAAAATCAAAAAGAAATTCTAATAACAGGCTAG
- a CDS encoding DUF711 family protein translates to MMIRAITIFVTNYSKINEYTEKLSKLNDNSIWSKRISLPPTPSDLSLSKLIELLPTSHNEIIFSLVNLQEKDKRLGEIKDILKSDNRIYAHVLVKTTNKLKDLAKLNISLEPEEASRFALLFNQDFLLTPYFPTSSSNTIYDSFGLSLLYVNEFRQGKINEALSKADAIGRQLEKKLGIKYLGIDASLSPWMESSVGEIIENRSRKIFDISNLSIIAEINREIFEGVWRNRVNPIGFSELMLPVAEDNLLKERAKEGSITLKDLLLMSYVCVAGIDMVGIYSDLVTYENILKSIYYIQYTKRKPYGVRMIPTNGSPVLTKMFGEIPEVKVV, encoded by the coding sequence ATGATGATAAGAGCGATAACAATTTTCGTCACTAACTACTCAAAAATTAATGAATACACGGAGAAATTAAGTAAATTAAATGATAACAGCATATGGAGTAAAAGGATCTCACTACCACCTACACCTAGTGATTTAAGCTTAAGCAAGCTAATAGAACTATTACCTACATCGCATAATGAAATTATATTTAGTCTAGTCAATCTTCAAGAAAAAGATAAGAGATTAGGAGAAATTAAAGACATTTTGAAATCTGATAATAGAATTTACGCTCATGTATTAGTAAAAACAACGAATAAACTAAAAGATCTAGCAAAACTTAACATTAGTCTAGAGCCTGAGGAAGCGTCGAGGTTTGCCTTATTATTTAACCAAGATTTTCTACTAACCCCATATTTTCCAACCTCTTCTTCGAATACTATTTATGACTCTTTTGGACTATCTTTACTATATGTAAATGAATTCAGACAAGGAAAGATAAATGAGGCCTTATCAAAAGCAGACGCAATAGGGAGACAATTAGAGAAGAAATTAGGTATAAAATACTTAGGAATTGATGCGTCATTATCACCGTGGATGGAAAGTAGTGTGGGAGAAATCATAGAAAATAGGAGTAGGAAAATATTTGACATCTCCAATTTATCAATAATAGCCGAAATTAATAGGGAGATATTTGAGGGGGTTTGGAGAAATAGAGTAAATCCCATAGGTTTTTCAGAATTAATGTTACCAGTTGCAGAGGATAATCTTCTTAAGGAGAGAGCTAAGGAGGGAAGCATAACTTTAAAGGATTTGTTATTAATGAGTTATGTTTGTGTCGCAGGCATTGACATGGTTGGTATATATTCAGATTTAGTTACATATGAAAATATATTGAAATCAATTTACTATATTCAATATACAAAACGAAAACCCTACGGTGTAAGGATGATACCAACTAATGGAAGCCCAGTATTAACTAAGATGTTTGGAGAAATACCCGAGGTAAAAGTAGTATAG
- a CDS encoding DsrE family protein gives MSKITILLADNSLDKLYHGLVVALGARALGWDVKFFVTSQAVILFTKAGKGKGRLGLPFLARFFVKLQMRRLSIPDPEKLIDDAINQGVEFFVDEAGLRLVAAKSEDLLDNVKLSGSISFLLEAKESDVVITL, from the coding sequence ATGAGTAAGATTACTATCTTGCTTGCAGATAATAGTTTAGATAAACTCTATCATGGTCTGGTAGTAGCTTTAGGCGCAAGAGCGTTAGGCTGGGATGTTAAGTTTTTCGTAACATCGCAAGCCGTAATTCTTTTCACCAAAGCAGGGAAGGGAAAAGGGAGATTAGGTTTACCTTTCCTTGCCAGATTTTTCGTTAAGCTTCAAATGAGGAGACTATCTATTCCAGATCCTGAAAAATTAATTGATGATGCGATAAATCAAGGTGTTGAGTTCTTTGTTGATGAGGCTGGCTTAAGGCTTGTGGCCGCTAAAAGTGAAGATCTATTAGATAATGTTAAATTATCAGGAAGTATATCATTTCTATTGGAAGCAAAGGAATCAGATGTGGTGATTACACTATGA
- a CDS encoding sulfurtransferase TusA family protein, giving the protein MKIIESNDICPVILTNVVKEWVSLKKGEEEELVIITTWQAVGQELEKWCNETGNLFLGVSKKDGKLEVRLKLIKNK; this is encoded by the coding sequence ATGAAAATTATCGAATCAAATGATATATGCCCAGTTATTTTAACTAATGTAGTAAAAGAGTGGGTTTCCCTAAAAAAAGGCGAGGAGGAGGAATTAGTAATAATTACTACATGGCAAGCGGTAGGGCAAGAGTTAGAGAAATGGTGTAACGAAACTGGTAATCTATTTCTTGGCGTATCTAAAAAGGATGGAAAGTTAGAAGTAAGGCTAAAGTTGATTAAAAATAAATAA
- a CDS encoding cysteine synthase family protein: protein MSKPLHVFSNEQELLEGMWPTPLLKLRIGNDTWAKLEFYNPFSRSVKDRTAWFLFRQALIKNVNHIVEATSGNTGIALASLSSIYGMQFTMFLPVVAPKVYKVLVKLLGGNVIEAGNSTNDVIPLVKRFAEMSNAVNLDQFNNPINVIAHYETTAREIDEQLTSIGKRPSRIIATMGTGGHIAGVAKYFKEKYGDNVEIVGVQPSENSRIPGIKRQNGSNSLLRDIKIDRVVDVSLEEAIDGTISVARTSGILIGISAGATVAAYKKINDVSSTTVLIFPDDAFKYVDILEQTLKEI, encoded by the coding sequence GTGTCAAAACCTCTTCACGTATTCTCAAATGAGCAAGAGTTACTAGAAGGCATGTGGCCTACTCCGCTACTAAAACTTAGAATAGGAAATGATACGTGGGCTAAACTAGAATTTTATAATCCTTTTAGCAGAAGTGTAAAAGATAGGACAGCGTGGTTCTTATTTAGACAAGCGTTAATAAAGAATGTAAATCATATAGTTGAAGCCACCTCTGGCAATACTGGAATAGCACTAGCATCATTATCGTCAATTTATGGAATGCAATTCACAATGTTTCTCCCAGTAGTTGCCCCAAAGGTCTATAAGGTTTTGGTGAAGCTATTAGGAGGTAATGTCATAGAAGCTGGCAATTCCACCAATGATGTAATACCTTTAGTAAAGAGGTTTGCAGAAATGAGCAATGCGGTCAATTTGGATCAGTTCAATAATCCAATAAATGTAATAGCTCACTATGAGACTACTGCTAGAGAAATTGATGAACAGTTAACTTCTATTGGAAAGAGACCTTCACGTATTATAGCCACAATGGGAACTGGAGGTCATATAGCAGGGGTTGCTAAGTATTTTAAAGAGAAATACGGGGATAATGTAGAGATAGTAGGAGTCCAACCCTCAGAAAATTCCAGAATTCCGGGGATAAAGAGACAAAATGGATCTAATTCTTTACTGAGGGATATAAAGATAGATCGCGTAGTTGATGTAAGTTTGGAAGAGGCAATTGATGGAACAATTAGCGTGGCAAGGACTTCTGGGATTTTAATAGGCATAAGTGCAGGTGCTACTGTGGCAGCCTATAAGAAGATAAACGACGTTTCCTCAACTACAGTGCTTATATTTCCAGATGATGCTTTCAAGTATGTTGATATTCTAGAGCAAACTTTAAAAGAGATTTAG
- a CDS encoding BUD32 family EKC/KEOPS complex subunit, translating into MFKNSYSQSRIIKKDEKIYVQKCYMTIFGIKWYFISTFFWNYPYVADPKERFVRELDFFLDNTWKDIVIVPKLIDIDAKELCITREFIEGDEINEENIEIVAKGLREIHEVGYVLGDTKISNFVIVNRSKLAVIDAEQSFKSNNLYYRAWDLVVFFLFLSYKIVNINHFQEVAKRFLDEYMPDKSIAKEFFDIKNINLMGLYPPTHLYILKNLMSNFY; encoded by the coding sequence ATGTTTAAAAATTCATACAGTCAGTCAAGAATTATAAAGAAGGATGAAAAGATATATGTGCAAAAATGCTACATGACAATCTTTGGAATAAAGTGGTATTTTATCTCCACTTTCTTTTGGAATTATCCATATGTTGCTGATCCTAAGGAAAGATTCGTTAGAGAACTGGATTTTTTCTTGGATAACACATGGAAGGATATAGTTATTGTACCTAAACTAATCGATATTGATGCAAAAGAACTTTGCATTACTAGAGAGTTTATAGAAGGGGATGAAATAAATGAAGAAAATATAGAGATCGTGGCGAAAGGCTTAAGAGAAATTCATGAGGTCGGATATGTGCTAGGTGACACTAAAATAAGTAACTTTGTTATAGTAAATAGAAGTAAGTTAGCTGTCATAGACGCTGAGCAATCATTTAAATCTAATAATCTGTATTATAGAGCTTGGGATTTAGTAGTATTCTTCTTATTTTTAAGTTACAAAATAGTTAATATAAATCACTTCCAGGAGGTAGCTAAAAGATTTCTAGATGAGTATATGCCAGATAAGAGTATTGCTAAAGAGTTCTTTGATATAAAGAATATAAATCTAATGGGATTATACCCTCCTACTCATTTATATATACTAAAAAACTTAATGAGTAATTTTTATTAA
- the moaA gene encoding GTP 3',8-cyclase MoaA, with translation MIDRFGRPLEDLRITLTHVCNFECFFCHMEGEEGDNYILSKEDILLVAKVAKNFDINSVKLTGGEPTLRRDLVEIVRGLKQLGYRDVSMTTNGLLLKDLAYKLKLAGLDRINVSLHAISRETFKKITGVDAFDRVIEGIKSAIDVGLVPVKLNFVVNRRNREEVFKFIELSQNLGVNEIHLIELHPVGLGKLAFKEHDDLREIEEYIEKISIKKQIRKKHFRPRYVLPSGLIVEVIKPYANPIFCAGCNRIRLSVDGKLKTCLYREDNVIDILDILKGEYSEDVKEELLGRAFMIAIAIREPNFKYKI, from the coding sequence ATGATTGATAGATTTGGTAGACCATTAGAAGATCTTAGGATAACGTTAACACACGTATGTAACTTTGAATGCTTCTTCTGCCATATGGAGGGGGAAGAAGGAGATAATTACATTTTAAGTAAAGAAGATATTCTATTAGTTGCCAAAGTAGCTAAGAACTTTGATATAAACTCTGTGAAATTAACTGGAGGAGAACCAACATTACGACGAGATCTGGTTGAAATTGTTCGAGGACTTAAGCAATTAGGATATAGAGACGTGTCCATGACAACTAATGGTCTTCTCCTAAAGGATTTGGCTTATAAATTAAAGCTAGCTGGACTTGATAGGATTAATGTTAGCCTTCACGCTATTTCAAGGGAGACATTCAAGAAAATTACGGGCGTAGATGCTTTCGATAGAGTAATTGAAGGGATAAAAAGCGCTATAGACGTGGGTTTAGTACCAGTTAAGTTAAATTTTGTTGTAAATAGGAGAAATCGTGAAGAAGTCTTTAAGTTTATTGAACTATCCCAAAATTTAGGTGTAAATGAAATACATCTTATAGAACTACATCCAGTAGGATTAGGGAAATTAGCTTTTAAAGAACATGATGATTTAAGAGAAATAGAAGAGTATATTGAGAAAATATCTATTAAAAAGCAAATTAGGAAAAAGCATTTTAGACCACGTTATGTGCTACCTTCTGGGTTAATAGTTGAGGTAATCAAGCCTTATGCAAATCCAATATTCTGTGCTGGATGCAATAGGATTAGATTATCTGTTGATGGAAAGTTGAAGACGTGTTTATATAGAGAAGATAACGTAATAGATATATTAGATATATTAAAAGGTGAATATTCGGAAGACGTTAAAGAGGAACTATTAGGAAGGGCCTTTATGATAGCAATAGCTATTAGAGAGCCTAACTTCAAATATAAAATATGA
- a CDS encoding aminopeptidase P family protein codes for MNRLRKLKAILEDKKDSCAIILGSPNLFYFLEYSGAGALVYCDSRFTLLVPALEMYRAENVKDVDIVIYYPSKILENVIEGNIFKAIEKIINKNSIMVDVNWVDASTYRALSEKYRVMDFSNEITRLREVKDDDEIERIRKAGEITAVAMKIGMEKLSEGTSNEKQVAGIIDMTMKSMGAEDYAFPSIVAFGENSAYPHHIPTDRVLRNNDIVLFDIGAKYNGYCFDSTRTFVFKNSEAKKVYEIVLEAQMEAIDIVRDGIVASEVDVIARRVIEKAGYGKYFIHSTGHGVGIEIHESPAISMNSKQILKENMIITVEPGIYLKGRFGIRIEDTLIVTKGKPIVLETAYKLL; via the coding sequence ATGAATAGATTAAGAAAGCTCAAGGCGATCCTAGAAGATAAAAAAGATAGTTGTGCTATAATACTTGGTTCTCCAAATTTATTTTACTTCCTAGAGTATTCTGGAGCAGGGGCGTTAGTTTATTGTGATTCACGTTTTACCTTGCTCGTTCCCGCTCTAGAGATGTACAGAGCAGAGAATGTAAAAGACGTTGATATTGTGATTTACTACCCATCTAAAATTCTTGAGAATGTTATTGAGGGTAATATATTTAAAGCTATTGAAAAAATTATCAATAAGAATAGCATAATGGTAGACGTAAACTGGGTTGATGCGAGTACGTATAGGGCATTATCAGAAAAGTATAGGGTAATGGATTTTTCTAACGAAATAACAAGGTTAAGGGAAGTTAAGGATGACGATGAGATAGAAAGAATAAGAAAAGCCGGTGAAATCACTGCCGTTGCAATGAAAATTGGAATGGAAAAATTGAGTGAAGGAACCTCTAATGAAAAACAAGTTGCAGGCATTATCGATATGACTATGAAATCTATGGGTGCTGAAGATTACGCTTTTCCATCTATAGTGGCCTTTGGGGAGAATTCCGCATACCCTCATCATATTCCTACAGATCGTGTGTTAAGAAATAACGACATTGTACTCTTTGATATAGGTGCGAAATATAATGGTTACTGTTTTGATAGTACTAGGACTTTTGTATTTAAAAATAGTGAAGCAAAGAAAGTCTATGAAATAGTTTTGGAAGCGCAAATGGAGGCTATAGATATTGTAAGGGATGGGATAGTGGCTTCGGAAGTAGATGTTATTGCTAGAAGAGTTATAGAAAAGGCTGGTTATGGTAAATATTTTATACATTCTACGGGTCATGGAGTTGGGATAGAAATTCACGAAAGTCCTGCAATTTCAATGAATTCTAAGCAAATATTAAAGGAAAATATGATTATTACTGTCGAACCTGGAATATATCTGAAAGGCAGGTTTGGTATACGTATAGAAGATACCCTTATAGTAACCAAGGGTAAACCAATCGTGTTAGAAACTGCTTATAAGCTGTTGTAG
- the folE gene encoding GTP cyclohydrolase I FolE, giving the protein MQKTELDDQKLVEEIARRIREILELLGENPEREGLKETPERVAKALLEMTSGLRTPPPQIKVFSLGEDGEAYEKNQIVLIKDVNFSSLCEHHMLPIIGKIHVAYIVSNSGKVAGFSKIIRIVNYYSSRLQIQERLVEQIADAIMNSEIKPKGVMVIGNAIHMCSYVRGVKDKEAKLVSVAYRGLFKTNRALQNHVFRLLDNANKVNLL; this is encoded by the coding sequence ATGCAAAAGACAGAATTAGATGACCAAAAACTAGTAGAAGAAATAGCTAGAAGGATTAGAGAAATTCTCGAACTACTGGGTGAGAATCCAGAAAGAGAAGGGCTTAAAGAGACACCTGAAAGAGTAGCAAAGGCTTTATTAGAAATGACCTCAGGGTTGAGAACGCCACCCCCTCAAATAAAGGTATTCAGTTTAGGCGAAGATGGTGAAGCATACGAAAAGAACCAAATAGTATTAATAAAAGACGTTAACTTTTCGTCATTGTGTGAGCATCATATGTTGCCAATAATTGGAAAAATTCATGTAGCGTACATTGTTAGTAATAGTGGCAAGGTTGCTGGTTTTAGCAAAATAATTAGAATTGTAAATTATTACTCATCTCGTCTTCAAATTCAAGAGAGGTTAGTAGAGCAAATAGCTGATGCTATAATGAATAGCGAAATAAAACCTAAAGGTGTTATGGTGATCGGGAACGCAATACATATGTGTTCATATGTCAGAGGAGTAAAGGATAAAGAGGCCAAGTTAGTTTCAGTAGCATACAGAGGGCTGTTTAAGACTAATAGAGCTTTACAAAATCATGTCTTCAGGTTACTCGATAATGCAAATAAGGTAAACTTATTATAG